In one uncultured Methanoregula sp. genomic region, the following are encoded:
- a CDS encoding response regulator: protein MEKKSILIVEDEKIAALDLKDTLLSLGYQVTGIASSGERAIELVDTEIPDLILMDIHLSGKLSGIEAAAEILKRHAIPIIYVTAYADPALVEQAKRTRAYGYIIKPYDERAIRTDIEIALYKFGLDQNFRQEYASLEEWVKKRTTELAQANEAFRKSEARWELTFDAVPDMIAIIDGQFRIIQVNKAMADRLGVSKADAIGLTCYEVVHHTKTPVSLCPHQLLIRDGQSHSTDIHEDNLNGDFSLTVSPIRDASGKVIGSVHVLRDITERKKAEDALALASKKLSLLSSITRHDMLNQLTALRTYIELSRGETDIVAVAKYISTEEVIAENLERQIQFAREYQDLGVTSPVWQSIHASIDKAIASLPLRNVTVKRDFADCEIFADLLFEKVFLNLIDNALRYGGDAMTLIRVTLQESENGMNISVEDNGAGISYEDKKRLFQRGFGHHTGLGLFLSRDILAITGITITETGEPGKGARFEITVPKGGFRFTGSK from the coding sequence AATTGCCAGTTCCGGTGAACGAGCAATCGAGCTGGTGGATACGGAGATCCCCGACCTGATCCTCATGGACATCCACCTTTCCGGTAAACTTTCGGGAATTGAAGCTGCCGCAGAGATCCTGAAGCGACATGCTATTCCCATCATCTACGTTACTGCGTACGCAGATCCCGCTCTGGTAGAACAGGCAAAGCGGACCCGGGCTTATGGCTATATAATCAAACCTTACGATGAGCGGGCGATCCGGACCGATATTGAAATAGCGCTGTACAAATTCGGACTGGACCAGAACTTCCGGCAGGAATATGCAAGCCTCGAAGAGTGGGTTAAGAAACGGACCACGGAACTTGCGCAGGCAAATGAAGCGTTCAGGAAAAGCGAAGCCCGGTGGGAACTCACGTTTGATGCGGTACCGGATATGATCGCCATCATCGATGGCCAGTTCCGGATTATCCAGGTGAACAAAGCGATGGCTGACCGTCTGGGTGTTTCAAAAGCGGATGCCATTGGTCTGACCTGCTATGAAGTTGTTCATCACACCAAAACCCCCGTTTCTCTCTGTCCGCACCAGTTACTTATCCGGGATGGCCAGAGTCATTCGACCGATATTCATGAGGATAACCTGAACGGGGACTTTTCCCTTACCGTATCCCCCATACGCGATGCTTCCGGAAAGGTTATTGGCAGTGTCCATGTCCTCAGGGATATCACCGAGCGCAAGAAAGCAGAAGATGCACTGGCGCTTGCAAGCAAAAAACTGAGTCTCCTTTCAAGTATCACCCGGCATGATATGCTCAACCAGCTCACTGCTCTAAGAACTTATATTGAGCTCTCCCGGGGAGAAACAGATATTGTAGCGGTAGCGAAATATATCAGCACGGAAGAGGTAATCGCGGAGAATCTCGAACGGCAGATACAATTTGCCCGTGAGTATCAGGATCTCGGTGTTACTTCCCCGGTCTGGCAGAGTATTCATGCGAGTATCGATAAGGCGATTGCCTCATTACCCCTTCGGAATGTGACTGTGAAGCGGGATTTTGCCGATTGCGAAATCTTTGCCGATCTCCTCTTTGAGAAGGTCTTTCTCAATCTCATTGACAATGCCCTGCGTTATGGCGGGGATGCGATGACCCTGATTCGCGTCACCCTGCAGGAATCTGAAAATGGGATGAACATTTCTGTCGAGGATAATGGAGCAGGGATATCATATGAGGATAAAAAAAGGTTGTTCCAACGCGGCTTCGGGCACCATACCGGCCTTGGTCTTTTCCTCTCCCGCGATATCCTTGCTATCACGGGCATCACAATCACTGAGACCGGCGAACCGGGGAAAGGGGCACGGTTCGAAATTACCGTACCGAAAGGGGGGTTCCGGTTTACCGGCAGCAAATGA
- a CDS encoding PAS domain S-box protein: MEEGIQVLYVDDEPDLLEIARLFLESTGNFHVSTSISAKQSLDSPQIRSYDAIISDYQMPGMDGIAFLKEVRNRFGDIPFILFTGRGREEVVIQAINNGADFYLQKGGDPTAQFAELAHKIRQAVLRKRAELSRIKAELDLRESEERYRNVIANAPYGMHFYEQKPGRGLVFTGANPGADRILGVSHDQFIGKTLEEAFPGLAGTEVPERYREAAESGRIWQTEQVKYGEGLISGAFAVTAFRTAPGAMAAMFVDITSRKKADEELRESEERSRRILEQAPLPLAHVNNAGAFTFLNDRFVRVFGYTAEDIPTLETWWERAYPDPDYRKRVIQQWMDAVRRSGEEHTDIRPAEYRVTCKNGEERIIEISGITLIDGFLATFVDNTERRRTEEALLQKTEELDQYFSASIDLFCIAGTDGYFRRLNKEWEKTLGYTLAELEGHRFLDFVHPDDLASTLAAVSDLSHRKQVVNFTNRYRHKDGSYRWVEWRSFPSGDRIFAAARDITERKHIDEALRESEERLRLFIQHAPAALAMFDREMRYLAASHRWMADYHLGDRDILGSSHYEIFPEITGELKAIHNRGLSGEVVSADEEKFERQDGSVQWLAWEVRPWYTTGNAVGGIIIFSEDITRRKKADEALRESEAQLTSILHGSPVLQFVIDHEHRILSWNKALEEYSGIRAADVIGTDQQWRAFYPDPRPVLADLLVDNNEDGLFKWYSGKLQPSRYVDGAYEATDFFPDMGESGTWLSFTAAPIRNAEGTIIGAVETLEDVTERITVTEALRTSEEKYRRILENMQDAYIRTDENGNISMVNRSAARLYGYGSAEEMCGISAVSLYAISGQRDGVIRDLQKSGGVTDFAGVALRKDGTTFQASLNVQFIRDEEDRVLGTEGIVRDITERKSMEHAIREANRKLNLLNSITRHDIVNQLTMLQGFTQVAAMKESDPVIAEYLSKIDAGSSTIRRQIEFMKTYQELGVHTPGWSRLDKIVAKAGREEVVFFATCEDTEIFSDPMLEKVFFNLFENAIGHGEHVTEITVRCERAQNELIIIVEDNGVGIMDGEKEKIFEKGFGKNSGLGLFLAKEILSITGLTIRESGIPGKGAKFEIVVPKGHFRSSHEKGTL, from the coding sequence ATGGAAGAGGGGATACAGGTTCTCTATGTCGATGACGAGCCCGATCTCCTTGAGATAGCCCGCCTTTTCCTGGAGAGTACCGGGAATTTCCACGTCTCCACCTCGATATCAGCAAAACAATCACTGGACTCCCCACAAATCCGGTCATACGATGCCATCATCTCCGATTACCAGATGCCGGGGATGGATGGCATTGCCTTCTTAAAAGAAGTCCGGAACCGGTTCGGGGATATCCCGTTCATCCTCTTCACCGGCCGCGGGCGCGAAGAGGTCGTGATTCAGGCGATCAACAACGGCGCCGATTTCTACCTCCAGAAGGGCGGGGATCCCACGGCCCAGTTTGCCGAGCTGGCCCACAAGATCCGGCAGGCCGTTCTGCGGAAGCGGGCTGAACTCTCCCGCATAAAAGCCGAGCTCGATCTCCGGGAGAGCGAGGAGAGATACCGGAACGTCATTGCCAATGCACCGTACGGCATGCATTTCTACGAACAAAAACCAGGACGCGGACTTGTGTTTACCGGGGCAAACCCGGGGGCGGACCGGATCCTCGGGGTCAGCCATGACCAGTTCATCGGGAAGACCCTTGAAGAGGCGTTTCCCGGCCTTGCGGGTACCGAAGTTCCCGAACGGTACCGGGAGGCTGCGGAATCCGGACGAATCTGGCAGACCGAACAGGTAAAATATGGCGAGGGATTAATCAGCGGAGCGTTCGCTGTCACTGCATTCCGGACAGCGCCCGGTGCCATGGCCGCGATGTTTGTGGACATCACCAGCCGGAAGAAGGCTGACGAAGAACTCCGGGAGAGCGAAGAGCGCAGCCGGAGGATCCTGGAACAGGCTCCCCTGCCACTTGCCCATGTGAACAATGCCGGGGCGTTCACCTTCCTCAACGACCGTTTTGTCCGGGTCTTCGGGTACACTGCTGAAGATATCCCGACACTGGAAACCTGGTGGGAGCGGGCGTATCCTGATCCGGATTACCGGAAACGTGTAATACAGCAGTGGATGGACGCGGTCAGGCGTTCAGGTGAAGAACATACGGATATCAGGCCTGCCGAATACCGGGTAACCTGCAAAAACGGGGAAGAGCGTATCATTGAGATCTCCGGTATCACGCTCATCGATGGTTTCCTGGCAACGTTTGTCGACAATACAGAACGGAGACGGACGGAGGAAGCGCTCCTGCAAAAAACCGAGGAACTGGACCAGTATTTCTCTGCAAGTATCGACCTTTTCTGTATTGCCGGTACTGACGGGTACTTCCGGCGGTTGAACAAAGAGTGGGAGAAAACTCTCGGCTATACCCTTGCCGAGCTGGAAGGACACCGTTTCCTCGACTTCGTCCACCCGGACGACCTCGCCTCCACCCTTGCCGCAGTCTCCGATCTCTCGCACCGGAAGCAGGTCGTCAACTTTACCAACCGGTACCGGCACAAGGACGGCAGCTACCGGTGGGTCGAGTGGCGTTCCTTCCCGAGCGGCGACCGGATCTTTGCTGCAGCCAGGGATATCACCGAGCGCAAACATATCGACGAAGCACTGCGCGAGAGCGAAGAACGCCTGCGGCTCTTTATCCAGCACGCACCCGCGGCCCTTGCCATGTTTGACCGGGAGATGCGCTATCTCGCGGCAAGCCACCGGTGGATGGCTGATTATCATCTTGGGGACAGGGACATCCTCGGCTCTTCCCATTACGAGATCTTCCCCGAGATCACCGGAGAACTGAAGGCAATCCACAACCGGGGTCTTTCCGGGGAAGTCGTATCTGCCGATGAGGAAAAATTCGAACGGCAGGACGGGTCGGTCCAATGGCTTGCATGGGAGGTGCGCCCATGGTACACGACCGGCAATGCTGTCGGCGGAATCATCATCTTTTCCGAAGACATTACCCGGCGGAAAAAAGCCGATGAAGCGCTGCGCGAGAGCGAGGCACAGCTCACATCCATCCTGCACGGCTCGCCCGTCCTCCAGTTCGTCATCGATCACGAGCACCGGATCCTTTCCTGGAACAAAGCGCTCGAGGAGTACAGCGGAATCCGGGCCGCAGATGTTATTGGCACTGACCAGCAGTGGCGTGCATTCTATCCGGACCCGCGGCCGGTGCTTGCCGATCTCCTTGTCGACAACAACGAAGACGGCCTCTTCAAATGGTACTCGGGAAAACTCCAGCCGTCACGGTATGTCGATGGCGCGTACGAAGCAACGGATTTTTTCCCGGATATGGGTGAATCCGGAACCTGGCTCTCATTCACGGCAGCGCCGATCCGGAATGCGGAGGGAACAATCATCGGTGCTGTCGAGACGCTCGAGGATGTTACCGAGCGCATTACGGTAACAGAAGCTCTCCGTACAAGCGAGGAGAAGTACCGGCGCATCCTGGAGAACATGCAGGATGCCTATATCCGGACGGATGAGAACGGCAATATATCGATGGTGAACCGATCAGCTGCCCGCCTGTACGGCTACGGCTCTGCAGAAGAGATGTGCGGCATTTCTGCCGTGTCCCTCTATGCCATTTCCGGGCAGAGAGATGGGGTGATCAGGGACCTGCAGAAGTCCGGCGGGGTCACTGATTTTGCGGGCGTTGCCCTCCGGAAAGACGGCACGACCTTCCAGGCGTCCTTAAACGTCCAGTTCATCCGCGATGAAGAGGACCGGGTGCTGGGAACGGAAGGAATCGTGCGGGATATCACGGAGAGGAAATCCATGGAGCACGCGATCCGGGAAGCCAACCGTAAGCTCAATCTCTTGAACAGCATCACCCGGCACGACATCGTGAACCAGCTGACGATGCTCCAGGGCTTCACGCAGGTTGCCGCGATGAAGGAGAGCGACCCGGTCATTGCTGAATATCTCTCGAAGATCGATGCAGGATCATCTACGATCCGCCGCCAGATCGAGTTCATGAAAACGTACCAGGAACTGGGGGTCCATACGCCGGGCTGGTCCCGGCTTGACAAGATCGTGGCAAAGGCTGGGAGGGAAGAGGTTGTATTTTTTGCAACCTGCGAAGATACCGAAATATTCTCCGACCCGATGCTTGAGAAGGTCTTTTTCAACCTCTTCGAGAATGCGATAGGGCACGGGGAACATGTGACGGAGATTACGGTCCGCTGCGAACGGGCTCAAAACGAGCTGATTATCATCGTGGAGGATAACGGCGTCGGGATTATGGACGGGGAAAAAGAGAAGATCTTCGAGAAAGGATTCGGAAAAAATTCCGGGTTAGGCCTCTTCCTCGCAAAGGAGATCCTCTCGATCACCGGGTTGACAATCCGGGAGAGCGGTATCCCGGGGAAAGGAGCGAAGTTCGAGATCGTGGTGCCAAAGGGACATTTCAGGTCCTCACACGAAAAAGGTACTCTTTAG